The Niastella koreensis GR20-10 genome includes a window with the following:
- a CDS encoding glycoside hydrolase family 2 protein produces the protein MMKKCFLAFFLAFCCLYSHAQRTTYNFNSSWKVLVGDNADAKEAGFNDAGWKPVTLPYAWNEDDAFKKDIKDLTTGIAWYRKHFKLPATAKGQKIFLEFEGIRQAGEFYLNGKPIGLHENGVTAFGFDISDLVNTGDAENVLAVRIDNSWEYHERATNTKFQWEDKNFNANYGGINKNVYLHIAGKLYQTLPLFTTLGTTGVYVYADQYNIKGGSATIHAESQIKNETTQPQNIVYEVAVTDAKGAPVKTFSGAATTLAPGATATVNAASPVNDLHFWSWGYGYLYTVQTTLKVNGKAVDVVSTKTGFRKTEFKDGMIYLNDRVIMVHGYAQRTSNEWPAIGLSVPAWLSDYSNGLMVEGNGNLVRWMHITPWKQDIESCDRVGLMQSMQAGDAEHDITGTRWEQRKAVIRDAIIYNKNNPSIIFYESGNESISEAHMAEMKAIRDQYDPHGGRAIGSREMLDSKVAEYGGEMLYTNKSAHIPMWAMEYSRDEGSRKYWDDHTPPFHKDGDGPQYNGQNAAVYNRNMESHAVENVKRWFEFWNERPGTGRRVSAGGVNIVFSETNTHHRGAENYRCSGEVDALRIKKQNYYANQVMWNGWVNPEKNSLHIIGHWNYASGVKKDVYVVSTADKVELKVNGKSLGYGQKSDGFLFTFKNIEWQAGTISATGYDANGKQVCEGAITTKGNPVALRLTNIERPAPFIANGQDLSLVEVEVVDAKGERCPTALNTIHFSLEGPAEWRGGMAIGPDNYILAKSLPVENGVNRVLIRSTTTPGKISVKVTADGLQPASLTLISAPFIENDGLAARLPAAGLPCRLDRGPTPATPSYTITRTPIAIIKATAGAHTDSAFASYDDNELSDWVNDGKLETAWIEYELERPATVSEVTLKLNNFRSRAYPLIITVDGREVFAGSTKPTLGYYTIACKPEKGKKVRIQLAKVSKDEGGNTMVEVNGKKLDDGVARDDSKAKGTLSIIEAEIYEAAP, from the coding sequence ATGATGAAAAAATGCTTCCTTGCTTTCTTCCTGGCATTTTGCTGCCTGTATTCCCATGCACAACGCACCACATATAATTTTAATAGCAGCTGGAAAGTGCTGGTGGGTGATAACGCCGATGCCAAAGAGGCCGGTTTTAACGATGCCGGCTGGAAACCGGTAACCCTGCCCTATGCCTGGAACGAAGACGACGCTTTTAAAAAAGATATAAAAGACCTTACTACCGGCATTGCCTGGTACCGCAAACATTTTAAATTACCTGCAACTGCAAAGGGACAAAAAATATTCCTGGAGTTTGAAGGCATCAGGCAGGCGGGTGAGTTTTATTTAAATGGAAAGCCGATCGGCCTGCATGAGAACGGCGTTACTGCTTTTGGGTTCGATATTTCTGATCTCGTAAATACAGGCGATGCCGAAAACGTACTGGCTGTTCGCATCGATAACAGCTGGGAATATCATGAACGCGCTACCAATACCAAATTTCAGTGGGAAGATAAAAATTTCAATGCCAACTATGGCGGCATTAACAAGAATGTATACCTGCACATTGCCGGTAAATTGTATCAAACCCTGCCATTGTTCACTACATTGGGCACTACAGGGGTATATGTATATGCCGATCAGTATAACATCAAAGGCGGCTCCGCTACCATTCATGCCGAATCACAAATAAAAAATGAAACCACTCAACCGCAGAACATAGTGTATGAAGTGGCTGTAACCGATGCAAAAGGCGCGCCGGTAAAAACTTTTTCCGGTGCTGCAACCACCCTGGCGCCCGGCGCAACAGCTACGGTGAACGCGGCTTCGCCAGTAAATGATCTGCATTTCTGGAGCTGGGGGTATGGGTATTTATATACGGTTCAAACTACGTTAAAGGTGAATGGTAAAGCGGTGGATGTGGTAAGCACCAAGACAGGTTTTCGTAAAACAGAATTTAAAGATGGCATGATCTACCTGAACGACCGGGTAATTATGGTGCATGGTTATGCCCAGCGCACCAGCAACGAATGGCCGGCCATTGGGTTAAGCGTTCCGGCCTGGTTAAGTGATTACAGCAATGGTTTAATGGTGGAAGGAAATGGCAATCTTGTTAGGTGGATGCACATCACGCCCTGGAAACAGGATATTGAAAGTTGCGACCGCGTTGGCCTGATGCAATCCATGCAGGCGGGCGATGCCGAACATGATATCACCGGCACCCGGTGGGAGCAACGCAAAGCGGTGATACGCGATGCCATCATTTACAATAAAAATAATCCCAGTATCATTTTTTATGAATCGGGAAATGAGTCTATCAGCGAAGCGCATATGGCTGAGATGAAGGCCATCCGCGATCAGTACGATCCGCATGGGGGCCGGGCCATCGGTTCCCGCGAAATGCTCGACAGCAAAGTGGCTGAATACGGTGGTGAAATGTTATATACCAATAAGAGCGCGCACATTCCCATGTGGGCCATGGAATATTCGCGGGATGAAGGTTCGCGCAAATACTGGGACGACCATACCCCACCCTTTCACAAAGATGGCGACGGGCCTCAATACAATGGACAAAACGCGGCGGTGTATAACCGCAATATGGAATCGCATGCGGTGGAGAATGTAAAACGCTGGTTTGAATTCTGGAATGAACGTCCGGGTACCGGCAGGCGCGTGAGTGCAGGCGGTGTGAATATCGTGTTTTCAGAAACCAATACCCATCACCGCGGGGCGGAAAATTACCGGTGCAGCGGCGAGGTGGATGCCTTGCGCATTAAGAAGCAAAACTATTATGCCAACCAGGTAATGTGGAATGGATGGGTGAACCCGGAGAAAAACAGTCTGCATATTATTGGCCATTGGAATTATGCATCGGGCGTAAAGAAAGATGTTTACGTAGTATCTACGGCAGATAAAGTTGAATTAAAAGTAAATGGCAAATCGCTGGGGTATGGACAAAAAAGCGATGGCTTTCTGTTCACATTTAAAAATATAGAATGGCAGGCCGGCACTATTTCCGCAACGGGTTATGACGCCAATGGAAAACAAGTGTGCGAAGGCGCCATTACTACCAAAGGCAATCCCGTTGCATTACGGTTAACCAATATTGAAAGACCGGCGCCTTTTATTGCAAATGGGCAGGACCTGTCGCTGGTAGAAGTGGAGGTGGTCGATGCCAAAGGCGAACGCTGTCCTACGGCGTTGAATACAATTCATTTTAGTTTGGAAGGGCCCGCCGAGTGGCGCGGTGGTATGGCCATAGGACCAGATAATTACATCCTGGCCAAAAGCCTGCCTGTTGAAAATGGGGTGAACCGGGTGCTGATCCGTTCAACCACCACCCCGGGAAAAATATCGGTAAAGGTTACTGCCGATGGGTTGCAACCCGCCAGCCTCACACTAATTTCCGCTCCTTTTATAGAAAACGATGGATTGGCTGCCCGGCTTCCGGCAGCAGGTTTGCCTTGCAGGCTCGACAGAGGCCCAACGCCAGCAACACCATCTTATACGATAACCCGTACACCAATTGCCATTATAAAAGCAACGGCCGGCGCGCATACCGACAGTGCTTTTGCCAGCTATGATGATAACGAGTTAAGCGATTGGGTAAATGATGGTAAACTGGAAACTGCGTGGATAGAATACGAACTGGAACGGCCGGCTACTGTCAGCGAGGTAACATTAAAGCTGAATAATTTTCGCAGCCGTGCCTATCCATTGATTATTACGGTAGATGGCAGGGAAGTATTTGCCGGTTCAACCAAACCTACCCTGGGTTATTATACCATTGCCTGCAAACCGGAGAAGGGAAAAAAAGTGAGAATACAGTTAGCGAAGGTTTCAAAAGATGAAGGCGGTAATACCATGGTGGAAGTAAATGGCAAAAAGCTGGATGATGGCGTTGCCCGCGACGATTCAAAAGCCAAAGGAACGCTGAGTATTATTGAAGCTGAAATTTATGAAGCAGCGCCCTGA
- a CDS encoding sulfite oxidase-like oxidoreductase encodes MEQSDKLSRIVEARMKLKNRFEEKIKQTPSVADTRPMGTGKQNRHGMPEIPVGQTETRKWPVLDLGIQPEIPLAEWQLVVDGEVEHPVTLNWDDFMALPQTDDTSDFHCVTTWSKLNMNWKGVRLLDLAALVQPKETATHILCYGYDDYTTNVSLEEALKPDVLLVHTYEGQPLPIEHGGPVRMITPQLYAWKGSKWIKRIEFLPKNVLGFWEERGYSNTAYPWRNDRYS; translated from the coding sequence ATGGAACAATCAGACAAACTCAGCCGCATTGTGGAAGCCCGCATGAAATTGAAAAACCGGTTCGAAGAAAAAATAAAACAAACGCCTTCTGTGGCCGATACCCGGCCCATGGGCACCGGTAAACAAAACCGGCATGGTATGCCTGAAATTCCTGTTGGGCAAACGGAAACCCGCAAATGGCCGGTATTGGACCTGGGCATTCAGCCGGAGATTCCGTTGGCAGAGTGGCAACTGGTAGTGGATGGCGAAGTAGAGCACCCGGTTACGTTGAACTGGGACGATTTTATGGCCCTGCCACAAACTGACGACACCTCCGATTTTCATTGCGTTACTACCTGGAGTAAATTAAATATGAACTGGAAGGGCGTTCGCCTGCTGGATCTGGCAGCCCTGGTTCAACCCAAAGAAACAGCTACCCATATTCTATGTTATGGGTACGACGATTATACCACCAATGTGTCGCTGGAAGAAGCCTTGAAACCCGATGTGTTGCTGGTGCATACCTACGAAGGTCAACCACTGCCCATTGAACACGGCGGTCCCGTGCGTATGATAACGCCGCAATTGTATGCATGGAAAGGTTCCAAATGGATAAAACGTATTGAATTTCTCCCTAAAAATGTCTTAGGCTTTTGGGAAGAACGCGGGTATTCTAATACGGCGTATCCGTGGAGGAATGATAGGTACAGTTAG